The Triticum aestivum cultivar Chinese Spring chromosome 3A, IWGSC CS RefSeq v2.1, whole genome shotgun sequence genome includes a region encoding these proteins:
- the LOC123057908 gene encoding uncharacterized protein, producing the protein MGFGVVSLLNAVFRRAFTSAGLRPSSVAVDADTTLHFWAHPSLLSSPDAESKQRQQQRGRRPVVVLIHGFGPDPTWQWAAQVGPLSKHFDLVVPTLLFFGASTTRAPGRSDAFQAAAIAKLLASDRLGGVGEEGRVVHLVGTSYGGLVAYHLARALPQGGGAGAWTVGKVAVCSSDLAKGPEDDRALAAKGGVADVTELMVPADTKALRRLMDICAHGPPKYLPECLARDLLRKCFAVQREGKIELIKGIASGHGFQITPLPQEVLIVWGEFDQIFPVAKAHKVKEKLGEKATVRIIPDTGHLPQQEDSKLFNQILLDFLLPPPSSSNGAAAAK; encoded by the exons ATGGGGTTCGGCGTGGTGTCCCTCCTCAACGCGGTGTTCCGCCGGGCCTTCACCTCGGCCGGCCTCCGGCCCAGCTCCGTCGCCGTCGACGCCGACACCACGCTCCACTTCTGGGCCCacccctccctcctctcctcccccgacGCCGAGTccaagcagcggcagcagcagcgggggcggcggccggtggtggtGCTGATCCACGGCTTCGGGCCGGACCCGACGTGGCAGTGGGCGGCGCAGGTGGGCCCGCTGTCCAAGCACTTCGACCTCGTCGTGCCCACGCTGCTCTTCTTCGGCGCGTCCACCACGCGGGCCCCGGGCCGCTCCGACGCGTTCCAGGCCGCCGCCATCGCCAAGCTCCTCGCCAGCGACCGCCTCGGCGGCGTCGGCGAGGAGGGGCGCGTCGTGCACCTCGTGGGCACCAGCTACGGCGGGCTGGTGGCGTACCACCTGGCGCGGGCGCTGCCGCAGGGCGGGGGAGCCGGAGCGTGGACGGTGGGGAAGGTGGCGGTGTGCAGCTCGGACCTGGCCAAGGGGCCCGAGGACGACCGGGCGCTGGCGGCCAAGGGCGGCGTGGCGGACGTGACGGAGCTGATGGTGCCGGCGGACACCAAGGCGCTGCGGCGGCTGATGGACATCTGCGCGCACGGCCCGCCCAAGTACCTCCCCGAGTGCCTCGCCCGCGACCTCCTCCGG AAGTGTTTCGCGGTCCAGAGAGAGGGGAAGATCGAGCTGATCAAGGGGATCGCCTCCGGGCACGGCTTCCAGATCACTCCTCTCCCCCAGGAGGTGCTGATCGTGTGGGGCGAGTTCGACCAGATCTTCCCGGTGGCCAAGGCGCACAAGGTGAAGGAGAAGCTCGGGGAGAAGGCGACGGTGAGGATCATCCCCGACACGGGCCACCTGCCGCAGCAGGAGGACTCCAAGCTCTTCAACCAGATCCTCCTCGACTTCCTGCtgcctccgccttcctcctccaatggcgccgccgccgccaagtaG